In Hermetia illucens chromosome 5, iHerIll2.2.curated.20191125, whole genome shotgun sequence, a single window of DNA contains:
- the LOC119657370 gene encoding uncharacterized protein LOC119657370: protein MFGKLAKTRLAIAKFLIPRSFHSIKNFNLSQSWINILPAKQSGSFLNAAGHRYFSKRSQPTCNNGTKPPLNCSGGNKLDPNFEKASKKYAENFLIGTGNSSVCSDGHREALDNLTELQLRFTNNSKEPDDFCQHTGPCNEQGGKMSCWLKNKCCRKPVKSGPCEGPVLPGEYPKVARRREIEWPNRCTIKQKKDDADDVCK from the exons ATGTTTGGAAAATTAGCCAAAACACGACTTGCGATAGCCAAGTTTTTAATCCCGAGAAGTTTTCACTCGATTAAAAATTTTAACCTT AGTCAATCGTGGATAAACATTTTACCAGCCAAGCAAAGTGGTAGTTTCCTCAATGCTGCAGGACACAGATATTTCAGTAAACGCTCCCAACCAACTTGTAATAATGGGACAAAGCCACCACTTAACTGCTCCGGTGGAAATAAGCTGGacccaaattttgaaaaagcttCAAAAAAATATGCAGAAAATTTTCTAATCGGCACTGGAAACTCTTCAGTCTGTTCCGATGGACACAGGGAAGCTCTGGATAACCTCACTGAATTGCAACTCCGGTTTACTAACAACAGCAAAGAACCAGATGATTTCTGTCAACACACAGGTCCTTGCAACGAACAAGGAGGTAAGATGTCTTGTTGGTTAAAAAATAAGTGCTGCAGAAAACCGGTGAAGAGTGGACCTTGTGAAGGTCCTGTATTACCCGGAGAATACCCGAAAGTAGCTAGACGTAGAGAAATTGAATGGCCTAATCGATGTACCATAAAGCAAAAGAaggatgatgctgatgatgtgtGCAAGTGA